The Pirellulales bacterium genome has a window encoding:
- a CDS encoding cytochrome b N-terminal domain-containing protein, whose product MSLGESIRNSQIWKSIFRHPAPLDRRNRIVVMLTNFFLHLHPVSIKKQGIALSYTWCMGGITFFLFLVETITGVLLMFYYRPTLQWAYQDIMNLRDVTSLGVLRELHRWGAHAMVITVWLHMYRVFLTGSYKPPREFNWVVGVILLLLTLLLSFTGYLLPWDQLAIWAITVGSNMARATPLLGHEGPLQGLLSFGGRDMITSGSDARFGLLGARFVGEETLNRFYVLHCIAIPLVVALLLAIHFWRVRKDGGISGPL is encoded by the coding sequence ATGTCACTTGGCGAATCCATCCGTAATTCCCAAATTTGGAAAAGCATTTTTCGGCATCCGGCTCCGCTTGATCGGCGGAATCGCATCGTCGTGATGCTGACCAATTTCTTTTTGCACTTGCATCCCGTTTCCATCAAAAAACAGGGGATTGCGCTTAGTTATACCTGGTGCATGGGGGGGATCACGTTCTTTTTGTTTTTGGTCGAGACGATCACCGGCGTCCTGCTGATGTTTTATTACCGTCCCACGCTGCAGTGGGCGTACCAGGACATCATGAATTTGCGCGATGTGACCAGCCTGGGGGTGCTGCGCGAATTGCACCGCTGGGGAGCCCACGCGATGGTGATTACCGTCTGGCTGCACATGTACCGCGTATTTTTAACCGGCAGCTATAAACCCCCGCGCGAGTTTAACTGGGTGGTGGGTGTGATTTTATTGTTACTGACGCTGTTGTTGTCGTTTACAGGCTATCTATTGCCGTGGGACCAATTGGCAATTTGGGCGATCACGGTCGGTTCCAATATGGCCCGGGCCACGCCGCTTTTAGGCCATGAGGGACCATTGCAGGGATTGTTGTCGTTCGGTGGTCGGGACATGATCACTTCCGGCTCGGACGCGCGATTTGGGTTGTTGGGAGCGCGGTTTGTGGGTGAAGAGACCCTTAATCGCTTTTATGTGTTGCACTGTATTGCCATTCCCCTGGTGGTGGCGTTGCTCTTGGCGATCCATTTCTGGCGGGTGCGCAAGGATGGCGGGATTAGCGGGCCGCTGTAG
- a CDS encoding putative 2OG-Fe(II) oxygenase: MPSPPQPTVEVQKLWATTFYAFQRPDHTETAGELIKDLYELRDGQNKQIDSHVAPAAKSTAGLYESDFDLLSRPVASLQKLHEFLTRCLQLAVSHINGGKVPPEKIQPRIVDSWYHITNDGGFHDAHFHGGCSWCGIYYIQLGQSGPVAGGGAPNGGSRFYSPLGAGGNYRDYGNQYLNQSYMDPPLRNGMVLLFPAYLLHSGLPYRGETDRVLIAFNAQAEVKK; this comes from the coding sequence ATGCCTTCCCCCCCGCAGCCGACCGTCGAGGTCCAAAAACTTTGGGCGACGACATTTTACGCTTTTCAACGACCCGACCATACGGAAACGGCGGGAGAGTTGATTAAGGACTTGTACGAACTGCGCGACGGACAAAACAAGCAAATTGACAGCCACGTCGCCCCCGCGGCAAAATCGACGGCGGGCCTGTACGAAAGCGATTTTGATTTGCTATCGCGACCGGTGGCCAGTCTGCAAAAGCTGCATGAGTTTTTAACACGCTGCCTGCAACTGGCGGTCTCGCATATTAACGGTGGTAAAGTCCCACCGGAGAAAATTCAGCCGCGCATCGTGGATAGCTGGTACCACATCACCAATGACGGCGGCTTTCACGACGCGCATTTTCATGGGGGATGCTCTTGGTGTGGAATTTACTATATCCAATTGGGCCAGTCCGGGCCGGTGGCGGGAGGAGGCGCGCCGAATGGCGGCAGCCGCTTTTATTCTCCCCTGGGAGCCGGGGGAAATTATCGCGACTACGGTAATCAATATCTCAACCAAAGCTACATGGACCCTCCCTTGCGCAACGGGATGGTGCTGTTGTTTCCGGCGTATTTGCTGCATAGCGGGCTGCCGTACCGAGGAGAGACCGACCGGGTGCTGATCGCGTTTAACGCGCAAGCGGAAGTGAAAAAGTAA
- a CDS encoding transposase has product MPSESHRKRVKHYHDAGDVHELTCSCYRRLPLLTNNLWRGYLARALDTAAQAAQIQLYAFVFMREHLHLLVNPVGINKKESLSHYLAAFKRKCSVQVKEDCERGNNALLAKLTIQERPGRIVFRFWQEGGGYDRNLKTAATIQAAIDYLHLNPVRAGLCKLPTDWKWSSARWFASEAQTDDPDLPRLWKLPAEYARA; this is encoded by the coding sequence ATGCCGTCCGAATCCCATCGTAAACGGGTCAAGCATTACCACGATGCCGGTGACGTGCATGAATTGACCTGTTCCTGCTATCGGCGATTGCCGCTCTTAACCAACAATCTCTGGCGCGGCTACCTGGCCCGTGCCTTGGATACTGCCGCCCAAGCGGCGCAAATTCAACTGTATGCTTTTGTCTTTATGCGGGAGCATCTCCATTTGTTAGTGAATCCCGTGGGCATCAATAAGAAGGAATCTCTAAGTCACTATCTCGCCGCTTTTAAACGCAAGTGTTCCGTCCAGGTGAAAGAAGATTGCGAGCGGGGTAATAATGCTCTCTTAGCGAAGCTGACCATTCAGGAACGTCCGGGGCGAATCGTGTTTCGCTTTTGGCAAGAAGGGGGTGGTTATGACCGCAACCTGAAAACCGCCGCCACCATCCAGGCCGCTATCGATTATCTGCATCTCAACCCGGTGCGCGCGGGCCTGTGCAAGCTGCCCACCGATTGGAAATGGTCGAGTGCCCGTTGGTTTGCCAGCGAGGCTCAAACAGACGACCCGGACTTGCCCCGACTCTGGAAACTGCCAGCCGAATACGCTAGGGCGTGA
- the purD gene encoding phosphoribosylamine--glycine ligase — MASMKILIIGQGGREHALAWKLRQSRRVREVFIAPGNAGTLAVGENVPIAATDLPRLLAFAKAQKIDLTVVGPEQPLVAGVVDLFQKEKLRIFGPSQVAAELEGSKAFCKHLLRQADVPTADYQTFSDPQRALIYLRGREDVPVVVKADGLASGKGVFVCHNRVEAIDAVNRIIDQREFGNAGRQIVIEERLDGEEASVLAITDGQTIITLPPAQDHKPAFDGDKGPNTGGMGAYCPAPLVKPADLHKIEEQVLVPVVHAMKRARRPFKGVLYAGLMMTNQGPKVLEFNVRFGDPECQPLLMRLKSDFCDLLLATVEGRLAELPPIAWDPRPSVCVVMASEGYPGNYTKGLPIRGLEDAAKVPDVQVFHAGTTVRDNKIVTDGGRVLGVTALGNTIAQAKLAAYTAVKAIRWDGAWCRKDIADKALAWETG, encoded by the coding sequence ATTGCCAGCATGAAAATTTTAATAATTGGCCAAGGGGGCCGGGAACACGCGCTCGCCTGGAAGTTGCGGCAAAGCCGTCGTGTGCGCGAGGTCTTTATCGCGCCGGGAAACGCTGGCACCCTGGCCGTGGGAGAAAATGTCCCCATCGCGGCCACGGACCTTCCCCGGTTGCTCGCCTTTGCCAAAGCGCAAAAAATAGATCTGACGGTGGTGGGGCCGGAACAACCCCTGGTGGCGGGGGTAGTGGATCTTTTTCAAAAAGAAAAGTTGCGGATTTTTGGTCCCAGCCAGGTCGCCGCCGAACTCGAGGGGAGCAAAGCCTTTTGCAAGCATCTGCTGCGGCAAGCGGACGTTCCCACGGCCGATTATCAAACGTTCTCTGATCCGCAACGCGCGCTGATTTACCTGCGGGGCCGAGAGGATGTTCCCGTCGTAGTCAAGGCCGACGGTTTGGCCTCGGGCAAGGGAGTCTTTGTCTGCCATAATCGTGTCGAAGCGATCGACGCGGTGAATCGTATTATCGATCAACGCGAATTTGGCAACGCCGGTCGCCAAATTGTGATCGAGGAACGCCTGGATGGCGAGGAAGCCAGCGTGTTGGCAATTACCGATGGGCAAACAATTATCACGCTCCCTCCGGCACAAGATCACAAACCGGCCTTTGATGGCGATAAAGGGCCAAACACTGGCGGCATGGGGGCCTATTGCCCCGCCCCGTTGGTGAAACCCGCCGACCTGCACAAGATCGAAGAGCAAGTGTTGGTTCCGGTGGTGCATGCCATGAAGCGTGCTCGGCGACCCTTTAAAGGGGTGCTTTACGCCGGGCTAATGATGACCAATCAAGGCCCCAAGGTGCTGGAATTTAACGTCCGCTTTGGCGATCCCGAATGCCAGCCGCTGCTCATGCGGCTAAAAAGCGACTTTTGCGATTTGCTGCTGGCGACCGTCGAGGGGCGCCTGGCGGAATTGCCCCCGATTGCCTGGGATCCCCGACCCAGCGTTTGTGTGGTCATGGCCAGCGAGGGCTATCCCGGCAATTATACAAAGGGACTGCCAATCCGTGGTTTGGAAGACGCGGCCAAAGTCCCCGATGTTCAAGTCTTTCACGCCGGAACCACGGTGCGCGACAACAAAATTGTCACCGATGGGGGCCGCGTCCTGGGCGTGACGGCACTGGGTAATACCATCGCCCAGGCCAAGCTGGCCGCGTATACCGCGGTGAAAGCGATTCGCTGGGACGGGGCCTGGTGCCGCAAGGACATTGCCGATAAGGCGCTGGCGTGGGAGACGGGGTGA
- a CDS encoding DUF4279 domain-containing protein: protein MAHLHKSKLSLRISGDSLVPAEVTALLGAEPTFSHSKGEEIRINQTGQVRVAQTGMWLKSVDDRTPENLDGQLRKLFDEMSDDLSVWQRIHETYSADLFCGLFMQGFNEGLTISASVMKMIADRRLEIGFDIYGGEPTPETTG from the coding sequence ATGGCACACCTCCACAAGTCGAAACTGTCCCTGCGTATCAGCGGTGACTCACTTGTCCCTGCGGAGGTCACGGCGCTGCTTGGTGCCGAACCGACATTCAGTCATTCGAAGGGCGAGGAAATCCGAATCAATCAAACTGGGCAAGTCCGGGTCGCTCAAACCGGAATGTGGCTGAAGTCGGTCGATGATAGGACGCCGGAGAACCTTGATGGCCAGCTACGGAAGCTATTTGATGAAATGTCCGACGATCTCAGCGTTTGGCAGAGAATTCATGAAACCTATTCTGCCGATTTATTTTGCGGCTTGTTCATGCAAGGATTCAACGAGGGTTTGACCATTTCGGCCAGCGTCATGAAAATGATTGCTGACCGTCGACTCGAAATTGGGTTCGACATTTACGGTGGGGAGCCAACGCCAGAGACCACGGGATAA
- a CDS encoding DMP19 family protein, with product MTALKTNCRECNAEILATTAETTGGLCMPCKNGTRKRIKEGRRYHEERKKYDPWRKLWTSLVKRAYAKEEGWRQFSDIERLYYSVSILNGEVYNGGMHQFFSNSSGELFSEALSGLETLGAEETKRLLHNASSILFDDVEPPTDRAARWDAMKQYPETIDRNTLPDWCERIHAIDEAYWRDPDDLNTKLTRFAEQNGLIEPYLLSNEQNVGPKPPTDLS from the coding sequence ATGACAGCACTCAAGACAAATTGCCGTGAATGCAACGCTGAGATTTTGGCGACGACCGCCGAAACTACTGGTGGCCTGTGTATGCCCTGCAAGAACGGTACGAGAAAGCGTATCAAAGAAGGTCGACGTTACCACGAGGAACGGAAGAAATATGATCCTTGGCGTAAACTCTGGACATCACTCGTGAAGCGAGCATATGCAAAAGAGGAAGGTTGGCGGCAATTCTCTGATATCGAACGTTTGTACTACTCCGTGTCCATTCTAAATGGCGAGGTTTACAATGGAGGGATGCATCAGTTTTTTTCAAATTCGTCCGGCGAACTATTTAGTGAAGCACTAAGCGGTCTTGAGACTTTGGGTGCAGAAGAAACTAAACGCTTGTTGCACAATGCATCGTCTATATTGTTTGATGATGTCGAGCCTCCTACTGATCGCGCGGCGAGATGGGACGCAATGAAACAGTACCCCGAGACAATTGACAGAAACACTTTACCTGATTGGTGTGAACGGATCCACGCAATTGACGAGGCGTACTGGCGAGATCCTGATGACTTGAATACAAAGTTGACGAGGTTCGCTGAACAGAATGGTTTGATAGAGCCTTACCTGCTAAGCAACGAACAAAATGTTGGACCGAAGCCCCCGACGGACCTTTCCTAA
- a CDS encoding Rieske (2Fe-2S) protein, protein MAEEKKRPTVAEILAAARKNKPAEGTESSAPAAEIPEKSSTAATAATSPPSNPAAAPAKAAPPKVAAAKPASGGKPSVAEMLAMARAQKAGGSPAPAAAAATAAPAEKPAPAAKPAPKPAEKAADKAAAKPAAAKVVPKDTASILASARGGAKPGPVTKAEAAAAEAKEDKEATAAAKAKLAAVPPMPAKPDYAKPKPKGKEAAEISRRGMFGWIAGAAAFVTGSAFALGNTAMAMTGGLWTLGMARYMFPNILTEPPSRFKVGFKDAFAPGMVDTRFVSQFGVWVVNTEFQGQRMIYALRTVCTHLGCTPNWLEGEQKFKCPCHGSGFYKDGINFEGPAPRPLERYAIRIADDGQLEIDKSRMFQEELGQWADPSSFIPV, encoded by the coding sequence ATGGCTGAAGAGAAAAAACGCCCAACTGTTGCCGAGATTTTAGCGGCCGCACGTAAAAATAAACCTGCGGAAGGGACGGAGTCGTCGGCGCCCGCTGCGGAAATCCCGGAAAAATCGTCAACAGCCGCCACGGCCGCTACTTCACCCCCCAGCAATCCGGCCGCTGCCCCGGCAAAGGCCGCTCCGCCTAAGGTTGCTGCTGCTAAACCCGCTAGCGGTGGAAAGCCCAGCGTGGCTGAAATGCTGGCTATGGCCCGCGCTCAAAAAGCTGGCGGATCGCCCGCGCCCGCCGCGGCAGCGGCCACTGCGGCCCCCGCCGAAAAACCTGCTCCAGCGGCAAAACCCGCCCCTAAACCGGCTGAAAAAGCCGCGGATAAGGCCGCGGCCAAGCCAGCCGCCGCCAAAGTCGTGCCGAAGGACACGGCCAGTATTTTGGCTTCTGCTCGGGGGGGAGCAAAACCTGGCCCCGTGACCAAAGCTGAAGCGGCCGCGGCCGAAGCCAAGGAAGACAAAGAAGCCACCGCAGCCGCCAAGGCAAAATTAGCCGCGGTGCCGCCTATGCCGGCCAAGCCCGACTATGCCAAGCCCAAGCCAAAAGGAAAAGAAGCGGCGGAGATTTCGCGGCGGGGGATGTTTGGGTGGATTGCCGGCGCGGCGGCCTTTGTGACTGGCTCCGCCTTTGCCCTGGGGAACACCGCCATGGCGATGACCGGCGGGTTGTGGACATTGGGCATGGCGCGTTACATGTTTCCCAATATTCTTACGGAACCCCCCAGTCGGTTCAAAGTCGGCTTTAAGGACGCCTTTGCACCAGGTATGGTCGACACCCGATTTGTGTCTCAATTTGGCGTGTGGGTGGTCAATACCGAATTTCAAGGTCAACGCATGATTTACGCGTTGCGGACGGTATGCACGCACCTGGGTTGCACGCCAAATTGGCTAGAAGGGGAACAAAAATTCAAATGTCCGTGCCACGGCAGCGGTTTTTATAAGGATGGCATTAACTTTGAGGGACCCGCGCCGCGGCCCCTCGAACGATACGCGATCCGCATTGCCGATGACGGTCAACTAGAAATTGATAAAAGCCGGATGTTCCAAGAGGAATTGGGCCAATGGGCCGATCCCAGCTCGTTTATTCCCGTTTAA